In Nostoc piscinale CENA21, the genomic stretch AGATACTTGGTTTATCCGTATAGTAATTACTTACTCAATTTTTAAATTAAACGGTAAACGAGCATAAACCCCATTAGGATCATTCATGCTTTGAAATACCTCTAATTCTTGTTGCAGTTTTTGGAATTCTGCTGTTAGAGGGTTGGTGGCTTTGACTTGTTGTCCCGGTATTTTTAAAGCTGTACTGGCTTCTTCCACGGCTTTACCAAATAAAATTTCGTTTAAGCTATTTTCTTTGGGATATTCTTTTAACTGCCAATTGTTACCTAAGTTGGCTTTTTCGGCTGCGTATTTCACCGCCGCATTCAGTCCACCAATTTCGTCTACTAAACCAATTTGTTTTGCAGCAACACCAGACCAAACTCGTCCTTGGGCAATTTCGGCGACTTTTTGTTCTGGTAATTTGCGTCCTTTGGCAACTTTATCGAGGAATAGACTGTAAATTCGGTTGACGCTGCGCTGATACAGGGCTATTTCTTGGGGTGATTTGGGACGAGCGACAGTTTGAGCATCAGCATAGCGGGCTGTTTTAACTACATCCCAAGTGATACCATTATCATTTGCTAGCTTTTGTCCGTTGAATAGGATGCCAAATACACCAATGGAGCCAGTGATGGTATTTGGTTCAGCAAAAATTCGGCTAGAGTCACTCGCAATCCAATAACCACCAGAAGCAGCTACATCACCCATAGATACTACTACAGGTTTAACTTCATGGGTTAAGCGGATTTCTCGTTGCATGATTTCGGCGGCTGTGGCGCTACCACCAGGACTATTAATTCTTAAAACGACGGCTTTAATATTTTTATCTTGGCGGATTTTGTTGAAGATTTTCGCAAAGCGATCGCCACCTACTTGTTCATTATCACCGCTACCATCAACAATTTCGCCTTCGGCATAGACTACAGCAATTTGATGTTTTGATGCTTGTTCTGCTTTGAGAGATTTATTAATAACTTGGGAGTATTCTAGAAGGTCAACTTGGCGGAAATTTTTCTCATTTTGATCGCTATCGGTGAGTTTTTTCAAGTCAGCCACTACTTGATCATGGTATGCAACTTTGTCTACCAAACCATTTGGTTTTGGCTGCTGGTGCTTCGACTATGGCTTGATTATCGGCGATCGCTTGCAATTTTTGTGGGTTAACTTTACGGCTTGTACCTACTGTAGTCCGCCACTCACTCCACACATCGTCCAGTAGTTTCTGGGTTTGTTCGCGGTTTTCTGGGCTGAGTTTGTTTAAAATGAATGGTTCAACAGCGCCTTTAAATTTGCCAACTCGCACAACTTGTACACCAATACCAAACTTTTGCAATGCTCCAGATAAGAACATTGGTTGGCTACCCAAACCATTGATTTCGATTGCACCCAAGGGATTTATAACTACGGTATCAGCTACAGAACTCAGATAATATTCTTTTTTACCCCAATCTTGACCGTAGGCGACTACTTTTTTCCCGGCGGCGCGGAATTCTTCTAAGGCTTTGCGAATTTCTTTTAGGGAAGCAAAGCCTAAATTTCCACCTGAACCCTTGCTGCCATCTAAATATATACCAACAATTTTTGGATCTTGTTTTGCTTGGTTAATTGCATCTAGAACTTTGCGGATGGTGATTCTGTCTTCTGGATTCCCTGATAATGTTCTTTGTAATTCTTCACCCGCAGTTGGTTCTCGATCAGTAATATTCAAAGATAAGTCAAACACTAACATAGACTTATTTTTGACTACTGGACTCACATCTTGAGTAGCTGCGATCGCAAACAGTAGTAAAAATAGTCCTGTAGTCCCAATCCCAAAGAAAATAAATAACCCTAGTAAGCTACCAATTACACTAGCAGCAGTTTGTTTAACAAAATTAGCCATTAGTCTATCAATTTTATTTAGATTTTAGATTGTCTCTCCAGAAAACTCTGGAGACTTTTAGCGTTCAGGAATTATTTGACTGATAGTGAGTGATTTACTACAACAGCTAAACTCTTTTAGGAATTGGGCTGCGTATTAAATCCTACCTCTGAGTCTTAACTCCTGACTTTATTGTATGCGTTGTAAACTGCCCGAATGTTTTAACTGTTGTAAGTTAGTATTCCCAGTACAAAATAGTACTGTGACAATTTCGGCCATTAAAACTTCCACTAACTCTGAAATTGCTGCTTCTGAAATTACCGCCGCTTGCAAAAAAGGCATCGCTAAACCTGCGATATCTGCACCTAATGCGATCGCTTTGGCAACATCTAAGCCGTGACGTAAGCCACCAGAGGCAATTAAGGGAATATCCGGTGCGATCGCACGTACACTTGTAATACATTCTGCTGTTGGTATGCCCCAATCTGCAAATGTTCTACCTAACCTGCGTTGCAAGTCATTTTCTGCACGTTCACCCTCTACTTTTGCCCAAGAAGTACCACCTGCACCAGCAACATCAATTGCCCTCACCCCAGCCGCCATCAGTTTTTCTGCCATTGCACCGGAAATACCATTACCGACTTCTTTCGCAATTACCGGTACATTTAACTTACTACATAAGTTAGCGATTTTGTCAAATAAGCCGCGAAAATTCACATCCCCTCTAGGCTGAATGCACTCTTGCAGAGGATTAATATGCAGAATCAACGCATCCGCTTCTAGCATATCGATGATTCGCAGACATTCATCTAAACCATACTTGTAGTTCAGTTGCACAGCACCCACATTGGCAAACAACAAAACATCCGGTGCATATTTCCGCATTGCAAAAGTATCAACCACCTGGGGTTTTTCTACAGCTACCCGTTGAGAACCGACACCCATCGCCAACTTATAGTGTTGACAGACTTCCGCTAAACGTCGGTTAATGATTCCCGCTTCCTCAGTTCCCCCAGTCATCGAAGAAATAAGTAATGGTGCTACTAGGTACTTGCCTAAAAAAATTTGTGCTGATATCAATATCGTTGCGATCAATTTCTGGTAAACAACAATGGCTAAAACGATAATTTTCCAATCCATTGGTGATTTCACGGCACTGAACGTCTTCTTCCAAACAGATACGGATATGATCTGCCTTACGCGACTGAGTTGGTTCAAAATTGCTAGTAGGGGCTTTCACTGGTAGATATGACTCAAAGCAGTTGTCATCACTATTCTATGGCTTAGACAAAAAGGTTAGAGCAGATGATAGGTGACAGGTTACAGGTGAATTTCCCTCCATTACAACTAGAGAAGAGTGTATGGCTTCTGTACACCCTCACACCCATAAACCCCTGAACCCTTAAACCATTACACCCATTCACCACAGCTAAACTTTGTAAGTAAGTCCTAAATGTATTTGTCCATCAAGATTTTGAATGGTAATATAAGACACTGAGGAGACAAAATGGCATTAGTGTATACAGAAGTACATTTTATGGCAAAACACATTAATTTCAACTTCTGGGCTAGAGTTCCTAACTGGTTGTTTGCACATCGCATAGCCGTAAGTGTGTTGACTTTTGTATCACCTTTAATTATCAGTAGTACAATTTATCAAACTTTGGCACAGACTCCCAGTAGTGAGAGAGTCGATCAGTTAATCCAAGGTTTGAGCAACGAAGATTTATTAGAACAACTGAATAATGTTACGACTTTAGGCAACGTCAACGATAGAGAGTTTAGCAGTGAAACATTGGATAAACTCAAGCTGGCGTTAGCTAACCCTGATTGGCGAGTACGCAGTGGAGCAGCTTTAGTGTTGTCTCAAAAAGGTGGTTTATTAGTTAAAGATGCTCTACCAACCTTAGTCAAAACTCTACAAGACCCAAATTGGTTTGTCCGTAGTAGTGCAGCTAGAGCCATTGGTAATATTGTTGCTGAAGATACTGGTGATTCTAATGGCGCAAATACGGTGATTGAAGCTGCTAAGTTTTCCAGTTATCTGGTTGATGCACTGCAAGATTCTGACTTTTCGGTGCGTTTTAGTGCAGCGACATCTTTAGTGAAGTTAAACACTAAATCTGCTTTTATCGTATCTCGCTTAATTTCCAATCTCAGCAATACGAATGATCCTCAAACTCGCCTTGTGACTGCGGAAAACTTAAATACCATCAGTACCGAAGTTACTCCCATTCTTCCAAATCTTGGGAAAGCCTTAAAACACGGCGAACCATCTGTACGAGCATTAGCTTTGGAGACTATTGGTAGTATCAGTACAGATACTAGTGCAACTTTGCCTTATTTAATCCAAGGTCTGCAAGATCCAGATTGGACAGTGCGTAGCAAAGCCGCTAGAGCCGTTGTGAGAATAGTTACAAATCTTCAAGAAAAATCCAGGGCGAATTTTTTCACGGCATCTGACTTGAATGCCATAGATGAATTGCAAACAGTTCAGCAAATTTTACAAAACCCACAAAACCATTTTTATAATAACGAAAAAGCCAGCGTGAGTTTAGCTATTAATGCTCTGCAAGCAGCACGCAGGAATAGATAATATCCATATCCACGTTTAGCAAATAGCCCTCAGACTGAAGTCTGGGGCTGTACAAACTAAACCAGCCTGCGCGGGTTTTAAGATAGTTTGTGTAGGCAGTCACTCTATTTATTTTTACTGTTTGTCAGACGCATTAATGAGTTCTGGTTTTTTAACTCCATGCAGTTTGATGAAACTATCAAAGGCGTACCATGCCAAAACATACCAAGGGATAATTTCTAGTTGTAAACCTTTAACTAGCAACTGTCTCACCGATAAACATCCTAGTGCTAAAGGAAAGATAAAGCGTAAATCAACTACGCCATTTGTGGATTTTTCGACTTTTTCGTTTAAGTCAAAAACCGCATTAGCAACTGTAGCTGCTACTTCGGAGTGGCTTTCGCTACCAGTAGTTACATCGGCGAAAATTATGCCAATATCTTTGAGTGCAGATACTACATTTTGCCAGCTTTCATCATTGCGATCGTGATGAATTACAATACTGCCATTTTGGATATTAGTATTTACCTGACTGATGTTGGGTTGAGCATTCAACATCTTGACAATGCGTTGTATTTCCCCAATGTGCCGATGAGACGAGGCAATTCTTAAGCGTAGTCTGCCTGGGGTATCGCTGATGATTTTTGTAGAGATAGGCTGGGATGGCGTGTTCAAGGTGGCTGCCTCCACAACTTTAGGCATCATAGTGAGATTACCATGATTATTTGTAAACACATCCACCCTCCTGATTAATACTTTGAATGCTTTCCTGTTTGATTGGTGAAATTTCATTGCCTCAGATCCCCGACTTCTTTAAGAAGTCGGGGATATTTTAATTTACGAACGATTGAAAACTGCCATATCTAATGAATAGGAGAGTTTGAAGTATTGAGTCGGCAACTTGATTCTTCATCCTTTCCAAAACACAGCCTAGCTTATGCACCATTATCAGCTGCACTGTCCACTGGGGTAGCCGCAGCTTCAAATAATGGTGTTTCTCTGTCTTCCGCGAGTTCGGCTTTGGCTTCAGCTACGATGTCTTCCCAAGTTTCGCCTAGTTCTGCAAATGCACCTTTGCTTTTTTCGTAAGCGACAATTCCGCCTTTGATGATTCTTTTAGCAATGGGTTTACCAATGCCGGCAACAACAGGAATGAGGACTGGTGCAAGTAGAACTGCACCGATACCAGCTATAATTCCAGGAGCGCCAGCATCTTCAACAAAATCAGTGATTTTCGGCATAGTTAGTATCTCCAGTTAAATTGAAAAATTGTTAGAAAGCTATCTAGCTTAATCTACCCAAGGTCTGGTCTCATCTTGCTGATGGTAGAGCTTTCTTTGGGGAATTTTTAAGAATTGGACGCAAGCCGTTAACGCCTGCAACGATTGTTGAACCATTGTTAACTACCGTTGCACCTAGCGGGTTTAGCCCAAATAGCACAGCGATCGCCATTGCTGCAATATTAGGAATAGCAACAATACTTGTATTTTGGCGAATTAACTTTTTGGCGTTGCGTGCCAGAGCGATCGCTTCTAAAATTCCATGTAAGTCGTTTTCCATCAGCACTACGTCTGCTGTTTCACGGGCAATTTCGGAACCGTGAGCAAAGGATACAGAAACATCGGCGAATGCTAAAGCTGGGGAGTCGTTAATTCCATCTCCCACAAAGGCAACTGTTTTGCCTTGTTCGTGCAGTTCACGGACAACGGCGGCTTTTTGTTCGGGGAATGCTTCTGCGTGGGTATTGGCTGGGGCAATTCCGAGTTCTGCCGCTACAGCTTTGGCTGTGCGTTGGTTGTCGCCGGTGAGCATGTGAACCTCTACACCTTCGACGCTCAACAGGTGGTTAATTACTTCTCGTGTTTCTGGACGCAGAATATCACTATATCTTATTCTACCGAGAAGTTGCCCATGACTGGCGACGTAAATTACAGAATTTACTCGGTTGTTATCATTGAGAGCTTCCATGTTTACGCCTTGTTGACGCAAGAAGCGTTCGCTACCAACATAAACAGCCTCGCCATAAATCTCTGCTTCCACACCTAAACCAAGTTTGTAATTCCATTTGCTGCGGCTAGGAATCACAACTTTTTGGGCTTCAGCATAGCGAATTACTGCCTCCGCAACTGGATGTGTTAAGCGTTGTTCGGCGGCGGCGGCTATAGCTAAAACTCTATCGCTATCAACTTCAGGATTGAAACTATCAACACCAATAACGGCGACTTCACCCTTAGTTAAAGTACCAGTCTTATCAAAGACGATGGTATCAACTTCTGCCAGTTGTTCTAAGGCACGACCACTACGGATGAGAATACCGTGACGGGCGGCATAAGTCAAAGCTGCCAAGACTGTTGTCGGCACAGAGACTCTGATCCCCGTGGCAAAATCTAGGGTGAGGACGCTGGCGGCTCTGGCGGCGTTGCGGGTAATGGCAAATACTCCTGCACCTAATAATAAGGTGGGTAGCACTGCTTTTTCCGCAATCTTGATGGCGCAGTTTTCCATCCGCGTGTCATGGACGGGGGCTTCTTCCATGAGTTTGATGCTTTGTCCGGCGCGGGTATCGTTACCTACCCGTTCTGCCAAGATATAGATACTACCTTCCCGCACCAATGTGGACGCAAATACAGGTTGTCCTTGTGTCTTTAAGACTGGGACTGATTCGCCAGTGAGTTTCTGCTCATCTAGTAAGGCTTTACCCCGCAGAATACTTCCATCTACAGGGACTTGTTCACCAGGATAGACAATTACCGTGTCACCACTCTTGACTTCTTTGATGGAGATTTGTACCTTTTCACCACCACGTTCTACCCAGACAAATTGCCCTAAAGAGTTGAGCAAGTCTAATGTCTGCATTTTAGAAGAACGGGCAGTGCGATCGCGGATATTTTCGCCAATTTCAATTAAACTCAGCATCAAAGCAGGTGTCAGAAATTGACCTTGGACTGTGGTAATCACAATTGCCAAGAAGTCCAGTACATCAATTGTCAGTTTTCGCTGCATCACAATTCCAACGATGGCTCTTTGGAACACTGGCAATGTTGCTAAAGCAATGGTTCCAGCTACCATCACTGGAGGTACAGATAGCCCCAACGGCCCACCCAATACTGCTAAACCAGTGGCTACTACCGAAAGTTGCAAGCCTGGCCAAGCGCCTTCTTCAGCATTCTCTTTTGGCTTTGCATCAATAGGCTTTTTCTGATCCAACAGCACAACGTTAGCATCATTAGCTGTCATAATCAGACAACTCAGACGCGATCGCATTTTGGCATCGCTGACTTGACTAGCTTCGTAAGTAACAACTAACGAGGCCGCCGCAGGTTTAATTCTGACGCTGGTAATGAGGGGATCAACTTCCAACAATGTTTGTAGACGTTGTATGTATGCGGTGTTATCACGCAATTGCGGGATACGCAACCGCATTCTTCCAGGAACTGTATGGACAACGCTATAAACAACTTTGGAGACTGGCTGATGAGTGCGTCTATTAAAGTTAGCAAGAGTTGCCTTGCCATTACTCTTGTGAATCGGCTGGGCTAAAACCATCGGACTGACGGTTTCGTAAGCTTTCGCACCCAAAGGCACCTCTTCTTTAACTTCAGTTTCCGAAGATTTTTGAACTGCGGGCGATACTAGTTGTGCTGTCAATGGTGTCATTCCTGATCTCGCTAAAATGATGAAAAACTGGATTTATAAGATAGTTGGCTCTCATACCAAATTTTGGATTTTAGATTTAAGTCTAAATTAATCGACCATTCCAACCAAGTTGGTAGTTATATTTGAGAGCGAATTTTTCTCTCCAATCACTGAAGACTGGTGAGTTACTACAAAAAATTTGCCGAGATGTTGTTAAATTCTGCTGGTTGGATTGGCGGCGATACCTGCCGTTGCTTCGTTGGCAGATTGAATCAAACAAATTAAATATGTTTTGGCTGCTTCTTCCACACTGTGCGATCGCTCTTGAGAGTCTCGCAGTTTTCCAGTTTGATAAGTAATCACCACTGAGGCTGCATTTTTATTGATGCGCTCACTTGTCACCACTGGATCTGCTTTGAGCAAGTTCTCTAAGCGTTGCACATATTGGCGATCGCGGGATATTTGCGGTATATGAAACCTAATTCGTCCAGGTATGGCGTGAACGATGCTATAGGCTACTTGAGTGCTGAGTTTTGAGTGCTGAGTGCTGAGTGCTGAGTGCTGAGTCACCGAAGTTTGCTCAACGGGGGTTATCTCCGCACGCAATTTCTCGCTGGGTGCTGAGTGCTGAGTAGTTTGTTCTTCCTCTGCACCCCTACACCCTTGCACCTCTGTACACCTGCACCCCTGTTCCTCTAATCGAACAGTATCAGCAGTCTGCAATAAACTTGCTAAATTTGAGCGCATTTCAAAATCAGACATCATCCCGGTTTTATAGGTAATGACGACTGATCCCGCTTCTCGATTAACTTGCTGATTAATCACCCATTCTTGCTCTTTGATTAACGCTTGCAGGCGTTGCAAATATTGGGGATCATCATTAATTTTTGGTACACAAAATGCGACTTTGCCGGGGAGTGCCGCAGTAATACAATAAGCTACTTTGGCAGATGGCTGATGGGCGATATGGTTTGGTTTGGCTGCTATTTTCCAGGGGCTATGCCCAGGAGGCTGCGAGGCCGATGAGGATACAGAACCCTCCATTTTCATCCTCCTGTGTTCCTTCACGGAACGATCTACAACGGAAAGTTCGCCATATAGGCTAAAGAAAAAGACATAGCTGCGGGCTTCATCTCAGCCCAAATACTCGATATGTTTAGATTGTTACTTTCTGCTGATGTTTTTGTTGTATCTGCCGATACAACAATCTGAGTATTTTGTTCTTCAGGCTGTTGTGGTTCTGCGATTTGAACACTAGGTGCGACAGGATGAGTCTGCAAAGCCAATTCCATTAGTTTTACCCAATGGCTGAGAGCAACTTCACCTGGATGATATGCGATCGCAATTGAGGCTGCATCACAATTCATCCGCACGTTAGTTACATAAGCATCGGTTTTCAATAACCTTTCCAGTCTTCTAGCATAAGCTTGATCCTGGGTAATGCGGCTAACATGAAACCTAATTCTGCCCGGAATGTGATGAACCACAGTGTAGGCAATCTTGGCTGACAGTTTTATGTCTTGCCTAACTTGTTCAGCAATAGGTTTAGTTGCTGCTTGTGTCAATTTCGGTTGTTTGGTTGTGTTATTTGGTTTTACAAATTGGCTTTTGCTATCTGACTTAGCAATTTGCGGTTCTAGATAGTCGATTACCCGACGTGTGGCATCTGCGGTAATCATATAGACTGGGATCGATGCAAATCCACTAATCCCTAGACCCCCTGTAACTGCTAAACCAGTCATCAGAGGAATAAAGGAAATAGTTTGCTCCATCCAAAAGTCTGGAGATTTCCACACTGCAAAGGGATCTTTGCTGTTCATCGATTGAGGCGAATTTGGGGAAGGGTAAATATTCAGTT encodes the following:
- a CDS encoding HEAT repeat domain-containing protein; the protein is MALVYTEVHFMAKHINFNFWARVPNWLFAHRIAVSVLTFVSPLIISSTIYQTLAQTPSSERVDQLIQGLSNEDLLEQLNNVTTLGNVNDREFSSETLDKLKLALANPDWRVRSGAALVLSQKGGLLVKDALPTLVKTLQDPNWFVRSSAARAIGNIVAEDTGDSNGANTVIEAAKFSSYLVDALQDSDFSVRFSAATSLVKLNTKSAFIVSRLISNLSNTNDPQTRLVTAENLNTISTEVTPILPNLGKALKHGEPSVRALALETIGSISTDTSATLPYLIQGLQDPDWTVRSKAARAVVRIVTNLQEKSRANFFTASDLNAIDELQTVQQILQNPQNHFYNNEKASVSLAINALQAARRNR
- a CDS encoding HMA2 domain-containing protein: MFTNNHGNLTMMPKVVEAATLNTPSQPISTKIISDTPGRLRLRIASSHRHIGEIQRIVKMLNAQPNISQVNTNIQNGSIVIHHDRNDESWQNVVSALKDIGIIFADVTTGSESHSEVAATVANAVFDLNEKVEKSTNGVVDLRFIFPLALGCLSVRQLLVKGLQLEIIPWYVLAWYAFDSFIKLHGVKKPELINASDKQ
- a CDS encoding DUF5132 domain-containing protein, which codes for MPKITDFVEDAGAPGIIAGIGAVLLAPVLIPVVAGIGKPIAKRIIKGGIVAYEKSKGAFAELGETWEDIVAEAKAELAEDRETPLFEAAATPVDSAADNGA
- a CDS encoding heavy metal translocating P-type ATPase; its protein translation is MTPLTAQLVSPAVQKSSETEVKEEVPLGAKAYETVSPMVLAQPIHKSNGKATLANFNRRTHQPVSKVVYSVVHTVPGRMRLRIPQLRDNTAYIQRLQTLLEVDPLITSVRIKPAAASLVVTYEASQVSDAKMRSRLSCLIMTANDANVVLLDQKKPIDAKPKENAEEGAWPGLQLSVVATGLAVLGGPLGLSVPPVMVAGTIALATLPVFQRAIVGIVMQRKLTIDVLDFLAIVITTVQGQFLTPALMLSLIEIGENIRDRTARSSKMQTLDLLNSLGQFVWVERGGEKVQISIKEVKSGDTVIVYPGEQVPVDGSILRGKALLDEQKLTGESVPVLKTQGQPVFASTLVREGSIYILAERVGNDTRAGQSIKLMEEAPVHDTRMENCAIKIAEKAVLPTLLLGAGVFAITRNAARAASVLTLDFATGIRVSVPTTVLAALTYAARHGILIRSGRALEQLAEVDTIVFDKTGTLTKGEVAVIGVDSFNPEVDSDRVLAIAAAAEQRLTHPVAEAVIRYAEAQKVVIPSRSKWNYKLGLGVEAEIYGEAVYVGSERFLRQQGVNMEALNDNNRVNSVIYVASHGQLLGRIRYSDILRPETREVINHLLSVEGVEVHMLTGDNQRTAKAVAAELGIAPANTHAEAFPEQKAAVVRELHEQGKTVAFVGDGINDSPALAFADVSVSFAHGSEIARETADVVLMENDLHGILEAIALARNAKKLIRQNTSIVAIPNIAAMAIAVLFGLNPLGATVVNNGSTIVAGVNGLRPILKNSPKKALPSAR
- a CDS encoding HMA2 domain-containing protein, which produces MEGSVSSSASQPPGHSPWKIAAKPNHIAHQPSAKVAYCITAALPGKVAFCVPKINDDPQYLQRLQALIKEQEWVINQQVNREAGSVVITYKTGMMSDFEMRSNLASLLQTADTVRLEEQGCRCTEVQGCRGAEEEQTTQHSAPSEKLRAEITPVEQTSVTQHSALSTQHSKLSTQVAYSIVHAIPGRIRFHIPQISRDRQYVQRLENLLKADPVVTSERINKNAASVVITYQTGKLRDSQERSHSVEEAAKTYLICLIQSANEATAGIAANPTSRI
- a CDS encoding HMA2 domain-containing protein; protein product: MTKTLSSRGLSPKEALSPDLISTQRHSDQLQVNRHTSLASAKLETHLPTSCLEIVHATHGRIRIRATDGSLNTSLELVSQHLQQYKGVAEVTTNEQLGSLVVNFDENDLTLPQMLGILEKLNIYPSPNSPQSMNSKDPFAVWKSPDFWMEQTISFIPLMTGLAVTGGLGISGFASIPVYMITADATRRVIDYLEPQIAKSDSKSQFVKPNNTTKQPKLTQAATKPIAEQVRQDIKLSAKIAYTVVHHIPGRIRFHVSRITQDQAYARRLERLLKTDAYVTNVRMNCDAASIAIAYHPGEVALSHWVKLMELALQTHPVAPSVQIAEPQQPEEQNTQIVVSADTTKTSAESNNLNISSIWAEMKPAAMSFSLAYMANFPL